The following coding sequences are from one Arthrobacter crystallopoietes window:
- a CDS encoding cell division protein FtsX — MNAAARFLRSRSLVVTVVVLVAAMLLSVFIQDRAQSSLGQVVDTNSRGLYDILVLPEGKGPDADTLKQPDYVSGTGGITQEQLGQIRGLADVGVAAPISLVSKVVQDIEFPQLKATDYVGYNENIEGYLEQQNITDAVPASEWPEPDSVLSEEPKNYRITAKAVTSNGVSDTVLFETGAEGSLGQAKLEELKVPGGSSLRTVAPEGETGIKFPDPAGGSVHGDFDLTIALPMLPQITETVVAVDPAAEQALLGEAGGFLAPLAKAPAPSGRSAMELGDKFSQQMTPGLFAEGADSAEIDGHPFRFWSPFLTQYRSAMEAGTLTEDSKVIPLVVRSGTDLDLTYSVDIEEIDDAGNTVAEVGTVSKELGEGYLPFASSKPFQLRWPGGEDYNYLLGSGGVQVVAGLHQPAEWTTDFLSTPEYVAGEANPDGSVDQTVTPQGWVTVNELPEKTLQWQLEPDQSQREPVNEQSYRTSLDDPADAAAPLPFVYGTFDANAVREAAGDVNYLPLGGYDPAPVTLTEDAEGNDVEDTALKPGLSGAGLAVQSAGAITDFNGLAAVRGTSDTDPVIDAVRVRVDAAGSWADAAPNIDAVAAAIGDLGLDVQVVAGSAREEVSIYVPEYHQEADGTVTDLGTVSQSWVRQGAASAVQSSLGQASSALLFLTLGGAALLTAASTVAFTRSRRTEAVTLRAMGWTRPRIRSWFLAELLVGAAALLAVAVVVNAFSRTLTTLVVSGVVLIVYVAASFISAALLKPVPPAGDAPSSSSTVSMIDTPLKFALRQVNTNRFNAGAVVVGVGVLGAAAGALAAVILDLPRAAGSTALGSLALSQTGGVNIALAVLGVVTALVLTLMTGRFDLARKREQWDILEAMGWTPTLLLSLRRSEAGLLAVMALPLAVLGAVGVSLAVAPHAALRAVAAGVLAVILWFILMTRTRK, encoded by the coding sequence TTGAACGCAGCAGCACGATTCTTGCGTAGCCGCTCGCTCGTAGTTACGGTAGTGGTCCTGGTCGCAGCCATGCTGCTATCGGTGTTCATCCAGGACCGCGCCCAGTCCTCCCTGGGACAAGTAGTGGATACCAATTCCCGGGGACTCTACGACATCCTGGTCCTCCCGGAAGGCAAGGGCCCGGACGCGGACACGCTGAAGCAGCCGGATTACGTTTCCGGTACCGGCGGCATCACCCAGGAGCAGCTCGGGCAGATCCGCGGTCTCGCCGATGTCGGTGTCGCCGCCCCGATCAGCCTGGTCTCCAAGGTTGTCCAGGACATCGAGTTTCCCCAGCTGAAGGCCACGGACTACGTGGGCTACAACGAAAACATCGAAGGCTACCTCGAACAGCAGAACATCACCGACGCGGTGCCGGCCAGCGAATGGCCGGAGCCGGATTCCGTGCTCAGCGAGGAACCGAAGAACTACCGGATTACGGCCAAGGCCGTCACCTCCAATGGCGTCAGCGACACCGTCCTGTTCGAAACCGGCGCGGAGGGCTCGCTCGGCCAGGCCAAGCTGGAGGAACTGAAGGTTCCCGGCGGCAGCAGCCTGCGCACTGTGGCCCCGGAGGGGGAGACGGGCATCAAGTTCCCGGACCCCGCCGGCGGCAGTGTCCACGGCGATTTCGACCTCACCATTGCCTTGCCGATGCTGCCCCAGATCACCGAGACCGTTGTTGCCGTTGACCCCGCCGCCGAGCAGGCGCTGCTGGGCGAGGCCGGCGGCTTCCTCGCGCCCCTTGCGAAGGCCCCAGCGCCGTCCGGCCGCAGTGCCATGGAACTGGGGGATAAGTTTTCGCAGCAGATGACGCCCGGTCTCTTCGCCGAGGGCGCCGACTCTGCCGAAATCGACGGGCACCCGTTCAGGTTCTGGAGCCCGTTCCTGACCCAGTACCGGTCCGCGATGGAAGCGGGAACACTGACCGAGGATTCGAAGGTCATCCCGCTGGTGGTCCGCTCCGGCACAGACCTGGATCTGACCTACTCCGTTGACATCGAAGAGATTGACGACGCCGGCAATACCGTTGCGGAGGTCGGTACTGTCAGCAAGGAGCTGGGGGAGGGCTACCTCCCGTTTGCCTCCTCCAAACCCTTCCAGCTGCGCTGGCCCGGGGGCGAGGACTACAACTACCTGCTGGGCTCCGGCGGGGTCCAGGTTGTCGCGGGGCTGCACCAGCCGGCCGAATGGACGACCGATTTCCTCTCCACCCCGGAGTATGTGGCCGGCGAAGCCAACCCGGACGGCAGCGTGGACCAGACGGTCACCCCGCAGGGCTGGGTCACCGTGAACGAGCTGCCGGAAAAGACGCTGCAGTGGCAGCTGGAGCCGGACCAAAGCCAGCGCGAGCCGGTCAACGAGCAGTCCTACCGGACCAGCCTCGATGATCCGGCCGACGCCGCCGCACCCCTGCCGTTTGTCTACGGCACCTTCGACGCCAATGCCGTGCGCGAGGCAGCCGGCGACGTGAACTATCTGCCGCTGGGCGGCTACGACCCGGCACCGGTGACGCTGACCGAGGATGCCGAAGGCAACGACGTCGAAGACACGGCGCTCAAGCCGGGCCTCAGCGGTGCCGGTCTGGCGGTGCAGTCCGCCGGTGCCATCACGGACTTCAACGGGCTGGCGGCCGTGCGCGGGACCTCCGACACGGATCCGGTTATTGACGCCGTCCGCGTCCGGGTGGATGCCGCCGGCAGCTGGGCCGATGCCGCGCCGAACATCGATGCCGTCGCCGCCGCCATCGGCGACCTGGGCCTGGATGTCCAGGTTGTTGCCGGCTCCGCCCGCGAGGAGGTTTCCATCTATGTACCCGAGTACCACCAGGAAGCTGATGGTACGGTGACCGACCTGGGCACCGTCAGTCAGTCCTGGGTCCGCCAGGGCGCTGCCTCGGCGGTCCAGAGCTCGCTGGGCCAGGCCAGCTCGGCGCTGCTCTTCCTGACTCTGGGCGGGGCCGCGCTGCTGACCGCGGCGAGCACAGTTGCGTTCACCCGCTCGCGCCGTACCGAAGCGGTGACGCTGCGCGCCATGGGCTGGACACGGCCGAGGATCCGTTCGTGGTTCCTGGCCGAACTGCTCGTCGGCGCCGCGGCGCTGCTGGCCGTGGCGGTAGTGGTCAACGCCTTCAGCCGCACGCTGACCACCCTGGTGGTTTCCGGCGTCGTACTCATCGTCTATGTCGCGGCGTCCTTCATCTCCGCCGCCTTGCTGAAGCCGGTTCCGCCGGCCGGGGACGCGCCGTCGTCGTCAAGCACCGTCTCCATGATCGACACGCCGCTGAAATTCGCGCTGCGGCAGGTGAACACCAACCGATTCAATGCCGGAGCGGTTGTTGTGGGCGTGGGTGTGCTCGGTGCGGCGGCCGGCGCGCTGGCGGCGGTCATCCTCGACCTCCCGCGGGCGGCGGGCAGCACGGCGCTCGGCTCGCTGGCGCTCAGCCAGACCGGCGGCGTGAACATCGCGCTGGCGGTGCTCGGCGTGGTGACGGCACTGGTGCTGACGCTGATGACCGGCCGTTTCGACCTGGCCCGCAAACGTGAGCAGTGGGACATTCTCGAGGCGATGGGCTGGACTCCCACGCTGCTGCTCTCGCTGCGGCGCAGTGAAGCCGGGCTGCTGGCGGTGATGGCCCTGCCGCTGGCCGTCCTCGGCGCCGTCGGCGTTTCCCTCGCCGTGGCGCCGCATGCCGCGCTGCGTGCGGTGGCCGCCGGCGTGCTGGCAGTGATTCTCTGGTTCATCCTGATGACAAGGACACGGAAATGA
- the ilvC gene encoding ketol-acid reductoisomerase — protein MTELYYDDDADLSIIQGRTVAVIGYGSQGHAHALSLRDSGVDVRVGLKEGSKSREKAEAEGLRVLGVAEAVAEADLIMVLTPDQVQRHVYAEDIAPNLQSGDALFFGHGFNIRYGYIKPPADVDVALVAPKGPGHIVRREFEAGRGVPDLIAVEQNASGKAKELALSYAKAIGGTRAGVIETTFTEETETDLFGEQAVLCGGASQLIQYGFETLTEAGYKPEVAYFEVLHELKLIVDLMVEGGIAKQRWSVSDTAEYGDYVSGPRVIDEHVKENMKAVLADIQSGAFAKRFIDDQDAGAPEFAALRKKGEDHPIEATGRELRKLFSWIKTNDDYTEGSVAR, from the coding sequence GTGACTGAGCTCTACTACGACGACGACGCCGACCTCTCGATCATCCAGGGGCGCACCGTTGCCGTCATCGGTTACGGCAGCCAGGGCCACGCCCACGCGCTGAGCCTGCGCGACTCGGGCGTGGACGTCCGCGTTGGACTCAAGGAAGGTTCCAAGTCCCGCGAGAAGGCAGAGGCCGAGGGCCTGCGCGTGCTCGGCGTTGCCGAGGCCGTTGCCGAAGCTGACCTGATCATGGTGCTGACGCCGGACCAGGTCCAGCGCCACGTCTACGCCGAGGACATCGCTCCGAACCTGCAGTCCGGCGATGCCCTGTTCTTCGGCCACGGCTTCAACATCCGCTACGGCTACATCAAGCCGCCGGCCGACGTGGACGTTGCCCTCGTCGCCCCCAAGGGACCGGGCCACATTGTCCGCCGCGAATTCGAAGCAGGCCGCGGCGTGCCGGACCTGATCGCCGTGGAGCAGAACGCCTCCGGCAAGGCCAAGGAACTGGCACTGTCCTACGCGAAGGCCATCGGCGGCACCCGCGCGGGCGTCATCGAAACCACCTTCACCGAAGAGACCGAAACCGACCTGTTCGGCGAGCAGGCTGTGCTCTGCGGCGGTGCTTCGCAGCTCATCCAGTACGGCTTCGAAACCCTGACCGAGGCCGGCTACAAGCCGGAGGTTGCCTACTTCGAGGTGCTGCACGAGCTCAAGCTCATCGTTGACCTGATGGTTGAAGGCGGCATCGCCAAGCAGCGCTGGTCCGTTTCGGACACCGCCGAGTACGGCGACTACGTTTCCGGGCCGCGCGTCATCGACGAGCACGTGAAGGAAAACATGAAGGCCGTGCTGGCCGACATCCAGTCCGGTGCCTTCGCCAAGCGCTTCATCGACGACCAGGATGCCGGTGCACCGGAATTCGCCGCACTGCGCAAGAAGGGCGAGGACCACCCGATCGAGGCCACCGGCCGCGAACTGCGCAAGCTGTTCTCGTGGATCAAGACCAACGATGACTACACCGAGGGCTCTGTAGCCCGCTAA
- the ilvN gene encoding acetolactate synthase small subunit produces the protein MARHTLSVLVEDVPGVLTRVASLFARRAFNIHSLAVGPTETSGFSRITVVVEAEGDLLEQVTKQLNKLINVIKIVELVPESSVQRDHILVKVRADAATRLQVTQAADLFRASVVDVSTDSLVLEATGTAEKLNALLSVLEPFGIREIVQSGTLAIGRGSRSMSDRALRSA, from the coding sequence ATGGCACGCCATACCCTTTCAGTGCTGGTTGAAGACGTTCCGGGTGTCCTGACCCGTGTCGCCAGCCTCTTTGCCCGCCGGGCGTTCAACATCCATTCTTTGGCCGTAGGCCCCACGGAAACCTCCGGGTTCTCCCGCATCACCGTGGTGGTCGAAGCTGAAGGTGATCTGCTGGAGCAGGTCACCAAGCAACTGAACAAGCTCATCAATGTCATCAAGATTGTCGAGCTGGTTCCCGAATCCTCCGTGCAACGCGACCACATCTTGGTCAAGGTTCGTGCGGATGCCGCGACTCGGCTGCAAGTAACCCAGGCAGCAGATCTATTCCGCGCTTCCGTGGTCGACGTGTCTACCGACTCGTTGGTCCTGGAAGCTACTGGCACCGCCGAAAAGCTCAACGCACTGCTGTCGGTGCTTGAGCCGTTTGGCATCCGCGAAATTGTTCAATCAGGAACGCTGGCCATCGGCCGCGGCTCCCGGTCCATGAGCGACCGCGCCCTGCGTTCCGCCTAG
- a CDS encoding ABC transporter ATP-binding protein: protein MIEQPQTRAEKIGRTADHAMPLELRGITIRYDGGGGEPLVVAEDFDLGLEAGSMHCLAGRSGSGKTSILTVAAGLTLPTSGEVYWQGDSLDEMDDDEISDRRRALIGYVDQGGALIDGMSALENVLLPAVPDKQVEAKTEMAKDLLDLVGLGRRMRHYPAQLSGGERQRVAIARALILGTRVLVVDEPTASLDREHANQIIGILKDTTKDGIAVLVASHDEELIKVADSRTHMY from the coding sequence ATGATTGAACAACCGCAGACGCGAGCCGAGAAAATCGGGCGTACCGCGGACCACGCCATGCCGCTGGAGCTGCGTGGCATCACCATCCGCTACGACGGCGGCGGCGGCGAGCCGCTGGTGGTCGCGGAGGACTTCGACCTTGGCCTCGAGGCGGGGAGCATGCACTGCCTGGCCGGACGAAGCGGCTCGGGCAAGACCAGCATCCTGACGGTGGCGGCCGGCCTGACGCTGCCGACCTCGGGAGAGGTGTACTGGCAGGGCGATTCGCTCGATGAGATGGACGACGACGAAATTTCCGACCGCCGCCGTGCCCTCATCGGGTATGTGGACCAGGGCGGCGCTCTGATCGACGGGATGAGCGCGCTGGAAAACGTGCTGCTGCCCGCGGTGCCGGACAAGCAGGTCGAAGCGAAGACCGAGATGGCCAAGGACCTGCTGGACCTGGTGGGGCTGGGACGCCGGATGCGGCACTATCCGGCGCAGCTGTCCGGCGGCGAACGGCAGCGGGTGGCGATTGCGCGCGCGCTGATCCTGGGCACGCGGGTGCTCGTGGTGGATGAGCCGACGGCCAGCCTGGACCGCGAGCATGCCAACCAGATCATCGGCATCCTCAAGGACACCACCAAGGACGGGATTGCGGTCCTGGTGGCGTCCCACGATGAGGAACTGATCAAGGTGGCGGACAGCCGCACCCACATGTACTGA
- the ilvD gene encoding dihydroxy-acid dehydratase, with the protein MSADVTPDIKPRSRVVTDGIHAAPARGMFRAVGMGDDDFAKPQIGVASSWNEITPCNLSLNRLAQGAKEGVHSGGGFPMQFGTISVSDGISMGHEGMHFSLVSREVIADSVETVMQAERIDGSVLLAGCDKSLPGMLMAAARLDLASVFLYAGSIMPGFAKLEDGSEKEVTLIDAFEAVGACAAGKMSLKDLDAIERAICPGEGACGGMYTANTMACIGEALGMSLPGSAAPPSADRRRDMFARQSGEAVVNLLRLGITARDIMTKKAFENAIAVTMAFGGSTNAVLHLLAIAREAQVDLTLEDFNRIGDKIPHLGDLKPFGRYVMFDVDKMGGVPVIMKALLDAGLLHGDCLTVTGKTVAENLAEINPPDLDGKILRALDNPIHKTGGITVLHGSLAPEGAVVKSAGFDADVFEGNARVFEREQGALEALDRGEIKAGDVVVIRYEGPKGGPGMREMLAITGAIKGAGLGKDVLLLTDGRFSGGTTGLCIGHVAPEAVDGGPIAFVKDGDRIRVDIAARSFDLLVDEAELEGRKIGWEPLPAKFTTGVLAKYAKLVHSASTGAYCG; encoded by the coding sequence GCCAAGCCGCAAATCGGCGTCGCCAGTTCCTGGAACGAAATCACACCCTGCAACCTGTCGCTGAACCGGCTGGCCCAGGGCGCCAAGGAAGGCGTCCACTCCGGCGGCGGATTCCCGATGCAGTTCGGCACCATCTCCGTCTCGGACGGCATCTCGATGGGGCACGAGGGAATGCACTTCTCGCTGGTTTCCCGCGAGGTCATCGCCGACTCGGTGGAGACGGTGATGCAGGCCGAACGGATCGACGGTTCGGTGCTGCTGGCCGGCTGCGACAAGTCCCTGCCCGGCATGCTGATGGCTGCCGCGCGCCTGGACCTGGCCAGCGTCTTCCTCTACGCGGGCTCGATCATGCCCGGCTTCGCCAAGCTGGAGGATGGCTCGGAGAAGGAAGTCACCCTGATCGACGCCTTCGAGGCCGTCGGCGCCTGCGCAGCCGGCAAGATGAGCCTGAAGGACCTGGACGCCATCGAGCGGGCGATCTGCCCGGGCGAAGGCGCCTGCGGCGGCATGTACACCGCCAACACCATGGCCTGCATCGGCGAAGCCCTCGGCATGTCCCTGCCGGGCTCCGCCGCACCGCCCTCGGCCGACCGCCGCCGCGACATGTTCGCCCGGCAGTCCGGGGAAGCCGTGGTCAACCTGCTGCGCCTGGGCATCACCGCGCGCGACATCATGACCAAGAAGGCTTTCGAGAACGCCATCGCAGTCACCATGGCCTTCGGCGGCTCCACCAACGCCGTGCTGCACCTGCTGGCGATCGCCCGCGAAGCGCAGGTGGACCTGACGCTCGAGGACTTCAACCGCATCGGCGACAAGATCCCGCACCTGGGCGACCTGAAGCCGTTCGGCCGTTACGTGATGTTCGACGTGGACAAGATGGGCGGCGTACCGGTCATCATGAAGGCCCTGCTGGACGCCGGCCTGCTGCACGGCGACTGCCTGACCGTGACGGGCAAGACCGTTGCGGAGAACCTCGCGGAGATCAATCCGCCGGACCTGGACGGCAAGATCCTGCGCGCGCTGGACAACCCGATCCACAAGACCGGCGGCATCACCGTGCTGCACGGCTCGCTGGCTCCGGAAGGCGCCGTCGTCAAGAGCGCCGGCTTCGATGCCGACGTCTTCGAAGGCAACGCCCGCGTCTTCGAACGCGAGCAGGGTGCGCTCGAAGCGCTGGACCGCGGCGAAATCAAGGCGGGCGACGTCGTCGTTATCCGCTACGAGGGTCCCAAGGGCGGTCCGGGCATGCGCGAAATGCTGGCCATCACCGGCGCCATCAAGGGTGCCGGCCTGGGCAAGGATGTCCTCCTGCTCACCGATGGCCGCTTCTCCGGCGGCACCACCGGCCTGTGCATCGGCCACGTGGCGCCGGAAGCAGTGGACGGCGGTCCGATCGCGTTCGTCAAGGACGGCGACCGGATCCGCGTGGACATTGCCGCCCGCAGCTTCGACCTGCTGGTCGACGAGGCCGAGCTCGAAGGCCGCAAGATCGGCTGGGAGCCGCTGCCGGCCAAGTTCACCACCGGCGTGCTGGCCAAGTACGCCAAGCTCGTACACTCGGCCTCCACCGGCGCTTACTGCGGCTAA
- the serA gene encoding phosphoglycerate dehydrogenase, producing the protein MEKPVVLLAEELSPATVEALGPDFEIRQTDGADRSQLLSAIADVDAILVRSATKVDAEAIAAAKNLKVIARAGVGLDNVDIKAATQAGVMVVNAPTSNIVSAAELTVGHILSLARHIPAANAALKNGEWKRSKYTGTELYEKKVGIIGLGRIGALIAARLQAFETQILAYDPYVTSARAAQLGVQLVSLDELLEQSDFISIHMPKTPETIGMIGAEAFETMKASAYIVNVARGGLIDEDELYTALKEGKIAGAAIDVFVKEPSTDLPFFALDNVVVTPHLGASTEEAQEKAGVSVAKSVRLALAGELVPDAVNVAGGVIAPEVRPGIPLIEKIGRIFTALTHDSVTQIDVEVAGEIAELDVKALELAALKGVFKDVVSEQVSYVNAPVLAEQRGISTRLITTTESEEYRNVLTVRGALSDGSRISVAGTLTGPKQIQKLVSVNGYEVEIPISEHLVVFTYEDRPGVIGTLGHLLGTHNINIAGMQVSRNEDSKQALALLTVDSSVPQDLLEELRRTIGATLAREVDLQD; encoded by the coding sequence GTGGAAAAACCTGTAGTTCTCCTTGCCGAAGAACTGTCGCCAGCCACCGTCGAGGCACTGGGTCCCGACTTCGAGATCCGCCAGACAGACGGGGCGGACCGCTCCCAGCTGCTCTCCGCCATTGCAGATGTTGACGCCATCCTGGTCCGTTCCGCCACCAAGGTGGATGCGGAAGCCATCGCCGCGGCCAAGAACCTGAAGGTCATCGCCCGTGCCGGTGTCGGTCTGGACAACGTGGACATCAAGGCGGCCACACAGGCCGGCGTCATGGTGGTCAACGCGCCGACGTCGAACATTGTTTCCGCGGCGGAACTGACCGTCGGGCATATCCTCTCGCTGGCACGCCACATTCCGGCCGCCAACGCTGCCCTCAAGAACGGCGAGTGGAAGCGTTCGAAGTACACCGGTACCGAGCTCTACGAAAAGAAGGTCGGCATCATCGGTCTGGGCCGCATCGGTGCCCTGATCGCTGCGCGCCTGCAGGCCTTCGAAACCCAGATTCTCGCTTACGACCCGTACGTCACGAGCGCACGTGCCGCGCAGCTCGGCGTCCAGCTGGTGAGCCTGGATGAGCTGCTCGAGCAGTCCGACTTCATCTCCATCCACATGCCCAAGACGCCCGAAACCATCGGCATGATCGGCGCCGAGGCGTTCGAGACGATGAAGGCTTCGGCCTACATCGTCAACGTCGCCCGCGGCGGTCTGATCGACGAGGACGAGCTGTACACCGCGCTCAAGGAAGGCAAGATCGCCGGCGCGGCCATTGACGTCTTCGTCAAGGAGCCCAGCACCGACCTGCCGTTCTTCGCCCTCGACAACGTCGTGGTCACCCCGCACCTGGGTGCCTCCACGGAGGAGGCACAGGAGAAGGCCGGTGTCTCGGTAGCCAAGTCCGTGCGCCTGGCTCTCGCCGGTGAGCTCGTTCCCGACGCGGTCAACGTTGCCGGCGGCGTCATCGCTCCCGAGGTCCGCCCGGGCATCCCGCTGATCGAGAAGATCGGCCGCATCTTCACTGCACTGACGCATGACTCCGTCACCCAGATCGACGTCGAGGTTGCCGGTGAAATCGCCGAACTGGATGTGAAGGCCCTGGAGTTGGCCGCGTTGAAGGGTGTCTTCAAGGACGTTGTCTCGGAACAGGTTTCCTATGTCAACGCGCCGGTGCTGGCCGAACAGCGCGGGATCAGCACCCGGCTGATCACCACCACCGAGTCCGAGGAATACCGGAACGTCCTGACCGTCCGCGGGGCGCTCTCCGACGGCAGCCGGATCTCGGTCGCCGGCACGCTGACCGGCCCGAAGCAGATCCAGAAGCTCGTGAGCGTCAACGGCTACGAAGTTGAAATCCCGATCAGCGAGCACCTGGTGGTCTTCACGTACGAAGACCGCCCGGGTGTCATCGGCACCCTCGGCCACCTGTTGGGCACTCACAACATCAACATCGCCGGCATGCAGGTATCCCGCAACGAAGACAGCAAGCAGGCCCTGGCACTGCTGACTGTGGACAGTTCGGTGCCGCAGGATCTCCTGGAGGAACTGCGCCGGACCATCGGCGCCACGCTGGCCCGGGAAGTCGACCTGCAGGACTGA
- a CDS encoding acetolactate synthase large subunit, with amino-acid sequence MSKGSPISPSLMAQKAPAAAGDAVKNKDAASVSSIVDAVNPVQGPNNIVPPTEMTGSQAVVRSLEELGVDDVFGLPGGAILPTYDPLMDSTKINHILVRHEQGAGHAAQGYAMVTGKAGVCIATSGPGATNLVTAIADAHMDSVPMVAITGQVATSVIGSDAFQEADIVGITMPITKHSYLVTNPEDIPRVLAEAFHIATTGRPGPVLVDIPKDAQQAKMTFSWPPKIDIPGYRTVVRGHSKQVREAAKLIAAAERPVFYVGGGVLKGNASPELLELAELVGAPVATTLMARGVFPDSHPQHVGMPGMHGAVSAVTALQQADLLITLGARFDDRVTGVLSTFAPEAKVIHADIDPAEISKNRTADVPIVGSVKEIIPELAQACRERFAADGAPDLTEWWTQLNRLKNTYPLGFTEPDDGLMAPQQVIERIGELTGPEGVYVAGVGQHQMWSAQFIKYERPQAWLNSGGLGTMGYSVPAAMGAKVGNPDRVVWSIDGDGCFQMTNQELATCALNNIPIKVAVINNSSLGMVRQWQTLFYDGRYSNTDLHTGHETVRIPDFVKMADAYGCVGLRCERAEDIDATIKQALEINDRPVVIDFVVSPNSMVWPMVPSGVSNDLIQIARDMTPEWEEED; translated from the coding sequence ATGAGTAAGGGATCGCCAATCAGCCCCTCGCTGATGGCCCAAAAAGCGCCGGCCGCGGCCGGCGACGCTGTCAAGAACAAAGATGCTGCTTCTGTCTCTTCCATCGTGGATGCGGTCAACCCCGTTCAGGGGCCCAACAACATCGTGCCGCCCACAGAAATGACCGGCTCACAAGCCGTTGTCCGTTCACTGGAAGAACTGGGCGTCGATGACGTCTTCGGGTTGCCGGGCGGGGCCATCCTCCCCACCTACGACCCGCTCATGGACTCGACCAAGATTAACCACATCCTGGTCCGCCATGAACAGGGAGCAGGCCATGCCGCCCAGGGCTATGCCATGGTCACCGGCAAGGCGGGCGTCTGCATCGCCACCTCCGGGCCCGGCGCCACCAACCTGGTGACCGCCATCGCGGACGCCCACATGGACTCCGTCCCGATGGTGGCAATTACCGGCCAGGTAGCCACCAGCGTTATCGGCTCGGATGCCTTCCAGGAAGCGGACATTGTCGGCATCACCATGCCGATCACCAAGCACTCCTACCTGGTCACGAACCCGGAAGACATCCCGCGGGTGCTGGCCGAGGCCTTCCACATCGCCACCACCGGCCGACCCGGCCCCGTCCTGGTGGACATCCCCAAGGATGCCCAGCAGGCCAAGATGACTTTCTCCTGGCCGCCGAAGATCGATATTCCCGGCTACCGCACCGTGGTGCGCGGACACTCCAAGCAGGTCCGCGAGGCAGCCAAGCTGATTGCCGCCGCGGAACGTCCCGTCTTCTACGTGGGCGGCGGCGTGCTCAAGGGCAATGCGTCCCCGGAACTGCTCGAACTGGCGGAACTGGTCGGCGCGCCGGTGGCCACCACGCTGATGGCCCGCGGCGTGTTCCCCGATTCCCACCCGCAGCACGTCGGCATGCCGGGCATGCACGGAGCGGTCTCGGCCGTCACGGCGCTGCAGCAGGCGGACCTGCTCATCACCCTGGGTGCCCGGTTCGATGACCGGGTGACCGGTGTCCTGAGCACTTTTGCCCCCGAAGCCAAGGTTATCCACGCCGACATCGACCCGGCCGAAATCTCGAAGAACCGCACCGCCGATGTGCCGATCGTCGGTTCGGTCAAGGAGATCATTCCGGAACTCGCCCAGGCCTGCCGGGAACGGTTTGCCGCCGACGGAGCCCCGGATCTGACCGAGTGGTGGACGCAGCTGAACCGGCTCAAGAACACCTACCCGTTGGGCTTCACCGAGCCCGACGACGGCCTGATGGCGCCCCAGCAGGTCATCGAGCGGATCGGCGAACTCACCGGTCCGGAGGGCGTGTACGTTGCCGGCGTGGGCCAGCACCAGATGTGGAGCGCCCAGTTCATCAAGTACGAGCGGCCGCAGGCCTGGCTGAACTCCGGCGGCCTGGGCACCATGGGCTACTCCGTGCCTGCCGCCATGGGCGCCAAGGTCGGCAACCCGGACCGGGTGGTCTGGTCGATCGACGGCGATGGCTGCTTCCAGATGACCAACCAGGAGTTGGCCACCTGTGCACTGAACAACATCCCGATCAAGGTTGCTGTCATCAACAACTCCTCGCTCGGTATGGTCCGGCAGTGGCAGACGCTGTTCTACGACGGCCGCTACTCCAATACTGACCTGCACACCGGCCACGAGACGGTCCGGATCCCGGACTTCGTGAAGATGGCCGACGCCTACGGCTGTGTCGGACTGCGCTGCGAACGCGCCGAGGACATCGACGCGACGATCAAGCAGGCGCTGGAGATTAACGACCGTCCGGTGGTGATCGACTTCGTCGTCAGCCCCAACTCAATGGTCTGGCCGATGGTGCCCTCGGGCGTCAGCAACGACCTGATCCAGATCGCCCGCGACATGACCCCGGAATGGGAAGAAGAGGACTAG